Part of the Nitrospirota bacterium genome is shown below.
AACAATTCTACAATAGCCTGAGTGCCAGCTCCACATGACATAACAAGTATCGCATCAGACCTCTCTATTGCCTCCTTAAATGGCTTGAGTTCTATCTTTGTGCCAAGAACCTGACAACCTGTCTTAGGAATAAAACTACCTGTAATGACCTTACCTGCATTCTCAAGGGCATCTTTCATCTCTGAGATGGCATTCTCATCCCCTGTGCCACAGAGAGCAGCACATTCACTGCAGCCAAGAAGAAATAGAGACTTATACCTCGCCAGCGATTTTAGAAGGTCATCAAAACTCTTTTGTTTTGAAATTATCATATCTTTTACTCCTCACTTATCACTTTTAACTTTTTACTGTATTTATAGCCCTGCATCTACCTCAATGCCTGCTGACCTTTTAGCAGCCCTTACTGTATTGTCAAGGAGCATTGCTATAGTCATTGGACCTGCACCTCCTGGCACAGGTGTAATATATGCCGCCCTTTTTGAGGCAGCCTCAAAGTCAACATCACCTACCAATTTCCCATCAGGCATAACATTGATGCCAACATCAATAACAGCAGCCCCTTCTTTTATCATATCTCCAGTAATAAACCTTGCCTTCCCTATTACTACACAGAGGATATCTGCCCGAAGGCATTCCTCCTTGAGGTTTTTGGTCTGGCTATGACACATGGTTACTGTGGCATTCTTGCTGAGGAGCATCAATGCTAATGGTTTGCCGACAAGTATGCTACGTCCTATAACAACTGCATATTTTCCTTTAGGGTCAATACCATAGTATTCAAGCATCTTCATCACACCGAATGGTGTACATGGAAGAAATGCAGGCTCACCGAGCAGTAACTTTCCAGCAGATACAGGACCGAGTCCATCCACATCCTTTTCAGGGGCTATACTGTTAATGACAGTTTTCTGGTCAAGGTGTTTTGGAAGTGGTAGCTGAACCAGTATCCCGTGCACCCTGACATCCTTATTTAGGCTATCTATCAATGAGAGAAGGTCTTTTATATCTGTATCTGCAGGTAATCTGTGTTCGATACTCTCTATACCGACCTCCTTGCATGCCTTACCTTTTGCGGACACATAGCGTTTGGAAGCAGGATCCTCACCAACGAGGACTACTGCAAGACCTGGATTTATACCCTTCTCTTTTAATTCTTCTACCTCATGCCTTACATTATCCTTAACAACCTCTGCTATTCTTTTCCCATCAATTATCTCTGCAGCCATCTGTTCCCTCCTTTTTACCCCGTTAGAAAGGATGGGGCTTTAACCCTGCCATAAATGGCGGGGCTTTCTAACGGGGTTTACTCCTGACGGCTCTTTATAAATGACAACATCTCTGACCTCGTAGATTCTCTTGTCTTGAATATACCCCTTACTGCTGATGTAACTGTTATCGAGCCTGGCTTCTTTACACCCCTCATTGAAAGACATAGATGTTCTGCCTCTATTACCACCATTGCACCCTTTGGTTTGAGCCTTTCCATGATGAGGTCAGCAAGCTGTGCAGTAAGCCTTTCCTGAACCTGTAGTCTCTTGGCAAGCACCTCCAGTGCCTGTGCGAGTGTGCTTATTCCTACTATCCTGCCTTCAGACGGAATATAGGCGATATAAGCCTTACCAGCAAATGGGAGTAGATGATGTTCGCATATAGAGTAAAATGGGATATCTTTCAAAAGAACCATCTCATCGTGAGATTCGCCTATTATGGGACGCAGGATATCCTCTGTGGGTGTCTCTATTCCGGAGAATATCTCCTGATACATCTCTGCTACACGGTTCGGGGTTTCTTTCACGCCCGGGCGGTTTATGTCCTCACCGATGCCTTCCAGAACAAGCCTTATTCCCTGTGCAATCTTCTTTTTATCCATAATTCTCACCCCCAAAATCCCGCGATTTTTTAGGGAATCCCTTTACCCCGTTAGAAAGCCCCACCTTTCAAGGCAGGGATGGATACATCAAAATTTGAAATACCTTATAGAAAAGGCAGGGTTTAAAGCCCCATCCTTTCTAACGGGGTTTATTTGTTCACCTCTATAGTTCTTTCTTCCGTAATAATCTTGTCGATCTTTACATCATGAGATTCTGCTGGGATATAGTCAACTATCTGAAGTTCATATGCAAGGGCAACAAGATATAAGTCTTTGTGGATTTCTTTCAGCAGACGGTCATAATACCCTCCACCATATCCAAGTCTCGTGCCACTGGCATCGAACCCTACCCCAGGTAAGATTGCAAGATCGACATCAAGAAGCATCCTCGGTCTCAAGAATTTCCACGGATGCTCTAAGATGCCGCAGTATCCAGGTATAAGTTCACTATCGTAATCCTTTAACTCTGAGAGTAAGAGTCCATTTCTTTTCTTCTCAACTACAGGGATGAATACTCTCTTCCCTGAATTTAGTGCTCCCTTTATCATTTCTTTGGTTTCCACTTCACTTCTGAATGCAACATAAAAGAGGACACAGTTAGCCTTTTTATACTCGGGGAGTGAAAAAAAATTCTCCTTTATCTTCTTGTCTTTTTGAAGACGTTCTTCTTCTTTGAGATCATCCCGTATTTTAAGGAGATGCTCTCTAAGACTGTTTTTTTGGAGCGATTCTTTCTTCAAGGGCTTTCTTGATTGCTGATACTCTATAAGCAGCTGCTGGCGATGCCTCAAAGGCAGGTCGTCCTTCAAGGTCTGACCTTATGATTTCATGGTCAAACTCTATAAAACCGATTATCTCCATGTCTTTTAAGGCAGTTTCAAACCAGGCTTTATCTTCTTCCCCCCTTATCTTATTAGCTACAACAAAAATGTTCTTTACCCCTATATCCTCAGCAAGCCTCTTTATCTCCTCTGCGGTCTGAATACTTCTCTGTCCTGGTTCAACAACTATTATAAATGCATCCACCCCCTCAGCAGTTCCCCTTGTAAGGTGTTCGATCCCTGCCTCCATATCAACGATCACTACCTCATCCCTTTTGAGCATCAGATGGTTTATAAGTCTCCTTAACAGGACATTCTCAGGACAATAACAACCTGAACCTCCTGGTTTTGGCTTTCCTAGAACAAGTAGCTTAATTCCATTTATATAATAGCAGAATCTTTCGGGTATATCATCCACCTTTGGATTGAGTTTGAATACCCCACCATAGGTTCCTGGTTTAACACCTGTTCTTTCTTCTATAAGATTACTTGCCTCTGAAAGAGGGATTATTTCTTTAATCTTCTCTTTCGGGATTCCAAGCGACCCAGATAGATTGGCATCTGGATCTGCGTCTACTGCTAATACCTTTTTCCCTTCTGATGCAAAAATCCTCGATAGAATCCCTGTTAGAGTTGTTTTACCTACGCCTCCTTTGCCTGTAATTGCAATCTTCAAAAGAAAATCACTCCTGATAACCAAAGGGAAAATAACATCTATTCTGACAGAATGTCAAGATTTTTGAAGATGCATTTTCAGGCTCTTTACAATAAACTGTTTGAATTTAACACACAAATGTGTTACAAAATAACACATGGATAAAAAAGATAAAAATATAAAAAAGGTGGTTCTTGCCTATTCAGGTGGACTCGATACCTCAGTAATCATAAAGTGGCTCATTGAGCGATATAACTGCGAGGTGATTGCTTTCTGTGCCAATCTGGGGCAGGGTGAAGACCTTGATGCGATAAAGGAGAAGGCGTTAAAGACAGGGGCATCAAAGGTCTATATAGAAGACCTGAAAGAAGAGTTTGCAAAAGACTTTGTATTCCCCATGTTAAGGGCAAATGCGGTCTATGAAGGTAGATATTTACTTGGAACATCGATTGCAAGACCGCTCATAGCAAAAAAACAGATAGAGATCGCAGAGAAAGAAGGTGCCGATGCTGTGGCACATGGAGCCACTGGTAAAGGAAATGACCAGGTAAGGTTTGAACTTACATACCTTGCCCTTAAACCTGATATAAAGGTTATAGCACCGTGGAGGAAATGGGGTTTTGACTCAAGGAAGTCACTCATAGAGTATGCGGAGAAGAAAGGCATCCCTGTCTCTGCGACAAAAGAGAAGCCATACAGCATAGACAGGAACCTGCTTCACATCAGCTATGAAGGTGGAATACTGGAGGAACCGTGGGTAGAGCCTCCTTTAGATACCTATACGATGATTGTGCCTTCAGAGAAGGCTCCAGATAAACCAATCTATATCGAGATAGATTATGAGGCTGGTGATCCTGTTGCTGTTGATGGTGAAAGGATGAGTCCAGCAGTGCTAATCGAGAGACTGAATGAGATCGGTGGAGCGAATGGCATTGGAAGGGTAGACATAGTTGAAAATCGTTTTGTGGGCATAAAATCGAGGGGTGTATATGAAACACCCGGAGGTACAATTCTGCATCTCGCCCACAGGGCGGTAGAATCTATAACCATGGACAGGGAGGTTATGCACCTCAGGGATTTGCTCATACCGAAGTATTCTGAACTTATATACTATGGGTTCTGGTTCTCGCCTGAAAGGGAGATGCTTCAGAAGATGATTGACGAAAGCCAGAAGGATGTAACAGGGACAGCAAGGTTGAAACTATATAAAGGGAACTGTGATGTGGTGGGTAGGAAATCACCTGTATCTCTTTACAGTCCTGAACTTGCTACATTTGAGGCAGATAAGGGCTATGAGCAGAAAGATGCAGAAGGGTTTATAAAGTTAAATGCGTTGAGATTAAGAAGGAGGAATAAACAGAAATGAAACACCTTCCTGAGGACGAACAGATATTCCATGACTGGTTACTCAGATATATCAAGAAGAAGCATTCCAGGGAATATAAAGAGATATACATAAATCCGAGTGATGAAAGAAATCATGAATACATGGGACATTATCCCGATGTTATATTCTCAAATTATGGGCAGGTGCTCCTGATAGCAGAAGTAGAGACAGAGATCTCTATCACAGAAGAGAAGGCAAAGGAATGGAAGAAGATGGCATCTCTCGGCACCAAACTTATCATCCTTGTTCCAAGACAGGCAAAATCTCGGGTTATTGACCTGCTATGGAAGAATGATCTGATGGGCACGGTGGGCGTGGGGGAATACGAGGTGATTGTAAACATATGATAGAGAAACCATGGGGTGGAAGATTTAAGGGAAAGACATCGAGGCTCGTAGAGGATTTTACTGAATCCATCTCTTTTGATAAGAGATTATGGCGATATGATATAAAAGGAAGTATTGCCCATGCAAGGATGCTTGCAAGAGAGGGTATCATTAATCGCGATGAATCGAAAAATATTATTAATGGATTGAGGGAGATCGAAAAAGAGATCGAAGATGGAAGGTTTGTCTTTAGGCCAGAACTCGAAGATATACACATGAATATTGAATCTGCCCTTATTGAAAAGATAGGCGAAGCAGGAGGCAAACTGCATACTGCACGGAGCAGAAATGACCAGATAGCACTTGACCTCAGGCTTTATCTCAGGGATGAGATAAACGAGGTATTATTGCTTATAAAGAAGTTACAGAGAGTAATTGTTACTCTGGCAGAGAGAAACATAGATGTCATTATGCCTGGATATACCCATCTCCAGAGGGCTCAGCCAGTGCTTTTTCCACATCATCTCCTTGCACACATAGAGGCATTAAATAGAGATATAGAACGGTTTGAAGACTGCCTCAAGAGATTGAACCTCTCACCACTTGGTGCATCATCTATTGCAGGGACGACATTCCCGATAGACAGGGTATCTATAGCAAAGGAACTAAGATTTTCAGGTGTCACAGAGAATAGCATTGATTCTGTGAGCGATAGAGACTTTGCTATTGAGTTCTGTGGTGTAGCCTCCGTCCTTATGATGCACCTCTCAAGATTATCAGAAGAACTGGTTCTGTGGTCTTCATCTGAATTTGATTTCATAGAGATTCCTGATGCCTTTACCACAGGCTCAAGCATAATGCCTCAGAAAAAGAATCCTGATGTAGCAGAACTTGTAAGGGGAAAGACGGGAAGGGTCTATGGGAATCTTATTACACTTCTCACAGTGATGAAAGGATTACCGCTCTCTTACAACAGAGACATGCAGGAGGATAAGGAGGCAATATTCGATACGGTTGATACAGTCAAAGAGTCACTGAAGGTTTATGCTGAAATGTTTAAAGGCATAAAGATAAAAGACAAAAATATGTATAATGCTGCTATTGGTGGATTTACAACAGCCACCGATCTTGCAGATTATCTTGTAAAAAAGGGTATGCCTTTCAGAAAGGCGCATACTCTTGTCGGAAGGATCGTCAAATACTGCCTTGATAAAGGTAAGACACTGGCAGGGATGTCAATAAAGGAATTCAGAGCCTTCTCTGAGATAATAGATTCCGATGTCTTCAGTTGTTTGTCAGTTGAGAAGGCTGTAAATGACAGGCTTTCTTATGGTGGAACAGCGAAAAGAAACGTTCTCAGGAGGATTAAGAGATTAAAGGGAAGATTGTAATGTTTATGAAAAAGTTTCGTTTTATATTGATCATGATTTTGGTAGCATCCCTCATTGGTGTGACATCCTGTGGCAGAAAGGCAAACCCCAGGCCACTTGTCCGCTATATACCCAAAGCTGTCTCTGATTTGAAAGCAGCACCAAAGGAAAAGACTGTTCTCCTTACATGGAGCAAACCGACAAAAAACGAGGATGGTTCTCCTATTAAGGATCTGGCTGGTTTTATACTTCTACGGGGAGAGATGCCTGAAAAGGGTGATTATGGATGTGAGTACAAAAGGATAAAGGAAATAGATTTAAAAAGCCCAGAAGATGTGGTTGTAAGGGGAGGCCTTATTAGCTATCGAGATAACGATACAGTGCTTAAATATAATAAAACTTATAGCTATAAGATTCACAGCATCAACAAGGCAGGTATAACGAGCAAGGAATCTAACGAGGTAAGAATAACACTCTTAGCGCCACCAGGGCTTCCAAAGATAATGCATATAGATGCAAGGGATGAAAGCGTGACCTTAAGATGGGATGCACCTGATAAGAAGATAGATGGCACTCCACTTGATAACCTCAAGGGTTATAACCTTTACAGGGCAGATGCCACAGGTATATATGGAGATGAACCAGTAAATAAGGGTCTTATCCTAAGCAGAACTTATAAGGATACTGGACTTAAGAATAATACAAAATACCGCTACATCTTAAGGGCTGTGAATAATATAGCCCCTCCGTGGAATGAGGGTCCAGATTCCGAAGAGGTTACTGCAATCCCATACAATACAATACCCCCAGATACACCAAAACGTCTCGTAACAGTCCCGGTGGAAGTAAGAATACTTGTGACATGGGATGAAAACCCGAACCCTGATGTTATAGGCTACAGGCTTTATCGCTCAACTACAAAGGGAAAAGACTATGTCCTGCTTACACCTGAACCGATAAACAGGACTACCTACACAGATATAGATGTTAAACCAAATGTTCGATACTACTATAAAGTTACTGCGGTTGACAATGCGCTGAAGCCTAACGAAAGCAAACCCTCAGAAGAGGTTGAGGGGATTATAAAGCCTGTCCTGATAGAATAGAAGGAAAGGATTAATCGAAAGAGAGATTCACCATGCATGATTTTGTTTATAGAAATGGAAAACTCTTCTGTGAAGATATCTCTATAGCAAAGATTGCAGAAAAGATCGGAACGCCACTTTATCTTTATAGCCATAATACCCTGCTAAGGCACTTCAGAGTATTTGATAGTGCATTTAACTCATTTCCACATATAATCTGTTTTGCGCTTAAGGCAAACTCAAATATTGCTATCCTGAGGTTATTTGCCAGGGAAGGTGGTGGCGCTGATGTGGTCTCTGGTGGCGAACTCTTCAGGGCACTCAAGGCAGGTATACCTGCAAAAAAGATTGTCTATGCTGGTGTTGGTAAGACTGAGGAAGAGATTCGCTATGCATTAAAGAACAGGATACTTATGTTTAATGTTGAATCTTCAGAGGAACTGAAAGTGATAGACAGGGTAGCGGGTAAACTCGACGTAAAGGCACCAGTTGCACTAAGGATAAATCCAGATGTAGACCCTGAGACACATCCCCATATATCAACAGGGCTCAGGAAAAACAAGTTTGGTATACCTATCTCAGAAGCGATAGAATCCTACCAAATTGCGAAAAAACTGCCCCATATTGAGATAGTAGGGATACACAAACATATAGGTTCTCAACTTACAAGGCTCTCTCCATTTGTGGATGCGCTGAGAAAAATTCTTTTCCTTATCAAGGAACTTAAGTTTCAGGGGTTTCCGATAAGGTATATAGACATAGGTGGAGGTCTTGGAATCACATATAGCGACGAGGAGCCTCCACATCCAAAAGAGTTTGCAAAGGCACTGATACCCCTGTTAAAGGGGATTGACGCTACACTTATAATTGAGCCAGGAAGGGTAATTGTAGGTAATGCAGGCATTCTTGTGACAAAGGTGCTCTATATTAAGAAAACC
Proteins encoded:
- the argH gene encoding argininosuccinate lyase, translated to MIEKPWGGRFKGKTSRLVEDFTESISFDKRLWRYDIKGSIAHARMLAREGIINRDESKNIINGLREIEKEIEDGRFVFRPELEDIHMNIESALIEKIGEAGGKLHTARSRNDQIALDLRLYLRDEINEVLLLIKKLQRVIVTLAERNIDVIMPGYTHLQRAQPVLFPHHLLAHIEALNRDIERFEDCLKRLNLSPLGASSIAGTTFPIDRVSIAKELRFSGVTENSIDSVSDRDFAIEFCGVASVLMMHLSRLSEELVLWSSSEFDFIEIPDAFTTGSSIMPQKKNPDVAELVRGKTGRVYGNLITLLTVMKGLPLSYNRDMQEDKEAIFDTVDTVKESLKVYAEMFKGIKIKDKNMYNAAIGGFTTATDLADYLVKKGMPFRKAHTLVGRIVKYCLDKGKTLAGMSIKEFRAFSEIIDSDVFSCLSVEKAVNDRLSYGGTAKRNVLRRIKRLKGRL
- a CDS encoding argininosuccinate synthase, which encodes MDKKDKNIKKVVLAYSGGLDTSVIIKWLIERYNCEVIAFCANLGQGEDLDAIKEKALKTGASKVYIEDLKEEFAKDFVFPMLRANAVYEGRYLLGTSIARPLIAKKQIEIAEKEGADAVAHGATGKGNDQVRFELTYLALKPDIKVIAPWRKWGFDSRKSLIEYAEKKGIPVSATKEKPYSIDRNLLHISYEGGILEEPWVEPPLDTYTMIVPSEKAPDKPIYIEIDYEAGDPVAVDGERMSPAVLIERLNEIGGANGIGRVDIVENRFVGIKSRGVYETPGGTILHLAHRAVESITMDREVMHLRDLLIPKYSELIYYGFWFSPEREMLQKMIDESQKDVTGTARLKLYKGNCDVVGRKSPVSLYSPELATFEADKGYEQKDAEGFIKLNALRLRRRNKQK
- a CDS encoding carbon monoxide dehydrogenase accessory protein CooC encodes the protein MKIAITGKGGVGKTTLTGILSRIFASEGKKVLAVDADPDANLSGSLGIPKEKIKEIIPLSEASNLIEERTGVKPGTYGGVFKLNPKVDDIPERFCYYINGIKLLVLGKPKPGGSGCYCPENVLLRRLINHLMLKRDEVVIVDMEAGIEHLTRGTAEGVDAFIIVVEPGQRSIQTAEEIKRLAEDIGVKNIFVVANKIRGEEDKAWFETALKDMEIIGFIEFDHEIIRSDLEGRPAFEASPAAAYRVSAIKKALEERIAPKKQS
- the folD gene encoding bifunctional methylenetetrahydrofolate dehydrogenase/methenyltetrahydrofolate cyclohydrolase FolD — its product is MAAEIIDGKRIAEVVKDNVRHEVEELKEKGINPGLAVVLVGEDPASKRYVSAKGKACKEVGIESIEHRLPADTDIKDLLSLIDSLNKDVRVHGILVQLPLPKHLDQKTVINSIAPEKDVDGLGPVSAGKLLLGEPAFLPCTPFGVMKMLEYYGIDPKGKYAVVIGRSILVGKPLALMLLSKNATVTMCHSQTKNLKEECLRADILCVVIGKARFITGDMIKEGAAVIDVGINVMPDGKLVGDVDFEAASKRAAYITPVPGGAGPMTIAMLLDNTVRAAKRSAGIEVDAGL
- a CDS encoding 5-formyltetrahydrofolate cyclo-ligase, translated to MKKESLQKNSLREHLLKIRDDLKEEERLQKDKKIKENFFSLPEYKKANCVLFYVAFRSEVETKEMIKGALNSGKRVFIPVVEKKRNGLLLSELKDYDSELIPGYCGILEHPWKFLRPRMLLDVDLAILPGVGFDASGTRLGYGGGYYDRLLKEIHKDLYLVALAYELQIVDYIPAESHDVKIDKIITEERTIEVNK
- the folE gene encoding GTP cyclohydrolase I FolE, with the protein product MDKKKIAQGIRLVLEGIGEDINRPGVKETPNRVAEMYQEIFSGIETPTEDILRPIIGESHDEMVLLKDIPFYSICEHHLLPFAGKAYIAYIPSEGRIVGISTLAQALEVLAKRLQVQERLTAQLADLIMERLKPKGAMVVIEAEHLCLSMRGVKKPGSITVTSAVRGIFKTRESTRSEMLSFIKSRQE
- the lysA gene encoding diaminopimelate decarboxylase; the protein is MHDFVYRNGKLFCEDISIAKIAEKIGTPLYLYSHNTLLRHFRVFDSAFNSFPHIICFALKANSNIAILRLFAREGGGADVVSGGELFRALKAGIPAKKIVYAGVGKTEEEIRYALKNRILMFNVESSEELKVIDRVAGKLDVKAPVALRINPDVDPETHPHISTGLRKNKFGIPISEAIESYQIAKKLPHIEIVGIHKHIGSQLTRLSPFVDALRKILFLIKELKFQGFPIRYIDIGGGLGITYSDEEPPHPKEFAKALIPLLKGIDATLIIEPGRVIVGNAGILVTKVLYIKKTPEKNFVIVDAGMNDLLRPSFYSAYHRIIPVSRKARKTMTSDIVGPICESADFLAREREIRVPKPNELLAVMSAGAYGFTMSSNYNSRPRVPEVLVKGKRLYVIRERETYNDLIEKEQVPRFLL